The following are encoded in a window of Bacillus xiapuensis genomic DNA:
- a CDS encoding thiazole biosynthesis adenylyltransferase ThiF, translating into MTERYSRQQLFAPIGNSGQAKIRKKHALVIGAGALGSANAEALVRAGVGKLTIIDRDYVEWSNLQRQQLYSEQDAKEQLPKAVAAEKRLKRINTDVEVNGMIMDAGAGNLEPLVKDADVIMDGSDNFDIRFIVNDLAQKHRVPWVYGSCVGSFGATCTIIPEKTPCLQCILKAVPASGATCDTAGIISPTVQMVAAYQVAEALKLLAEDFSALRGTFLTFDVWKNQHYAINLQKVKDEHCPSCGKEAVYPYLTYDHQTKTDSLCGRNTVQIRPAKPVQYDFARLKQQLKMQGKVEYNSYLLSCQLEHHRLVIFQGGRVLIHGTSDIQEAKSIYYRLLG; encoded by the coding sequence GTGACAGAAAGGTATTCACGTCAGCAGCTATTCGCGCCTATCGGGAATAGCGGACAAGCAAAAATCAGAAAGAAGCATGCACTCGTGATCGGCGCCGGAGCATTAGGAAGCGCAAATGCGGAAGCTTTAGTGCGGGCGGGCGTCGGCAAACTGACCATTATCGACCGCGACTACGTTGAATGGAGCAACCTGCAGCGGCAACAGCTGTACAGCGAACAAGATGCGAAAGAGCAGCTGCCTAAGGCCGTCGCTGCCGAAAAACGCCTCAAGAGAATCAACACAGATGTCGAAGTCAACGGGATGATTATGGATGCCGGAGCCGGCAATCTGGAGCCTTTAGTAAAGGATGCAGATGTCATCATGGATGGAAGCGATAATTTCGACATTCGCTTTATCGTGAACGATCTAGCGCAGAAGCATCGCGTGCCCTGGGTGTACGGGTCATGTGTCGGAAGCTTTGGAGCAACCTGTACGATCATACCTGAGAAAACGCCGTGCCTCCAATGTATTCTGAAGGCTGTTCCTGCTTCAGGGGCAACTTGTGATACAGCCGGCATCATCAGTCCAACGGTTCAAATGGTGGCCGCTTATCAAGTGGCGGAAGCGTTAAAATTATTGGCTGAGGACTTTTCTGCCCTTAGAGGGACGTTTTTAACCTTTGATGTATGGAAGAATCAGCACTATGCGATCAACCTGCAAAAGGTGAAAGATGAGCATTGCCCTTCCTGCGGAAAAGAGGCTGTTTATCCTTATTTGACTTATGATCATCAAACAAAGACAGATAGCCTGTGCGGAAGAAATACCGTGCAAATTCGGCCGGCCAAGCCCGTACAATATGATTTTGCGCGCTTGAAACAGCAATTGAAAATGCAGGGGAAAGTCGAGTATAATTCTTATTTGCTGTCCTGTCAGCTGGAGCATCACCGTCTTGTCATCTTTCAAGGAGGACGCGTGCTGATTCATGGAACCAGCGATATTCAGGAAGCGAAGAGCATCTATTACCGGCTGCTCGGATAA
- the mobB gene encoding molybdopterin-guanine dinucleotide biosynthesis protein B, giving the protein MAKPCFILQVVGFQNSGKTTLMEKLIARTSQHGLIPASIKHHGHGGVPDQTLELKDSARHQRAGAMIAGVEGEGVWQFTMKQAHFSLKECLRLYQTFSVDVILIEGYKQADYPKAVLLRNEEDLCLLDSLTNIQCVICWKALDDPNLEKYPVFLLKEEEQYMNFLMEIVRN; this is encoded by the coding sequence TTGGCCAAGCCATGTTTTATTTTGCAAGTGGTAGGATTCCAAAACAGCGGGAAGACAACATTAATGGAAAAGCTGATTGCCAGAACTTCTCAGCATGGACTGATCCCCGCCTCGATCAAACATCATGGGCATGGAGGGGTTCCCGACCAAACACTCGAACTCAAAGACAGTGCTCGCCATCAGCGGGCAGGAGCGATGATCGCGGGTGTCGAAGGGGAAGGGGTCTGGCAATTCACAATGAAACAGGCTCACTTTAGCCTGAAGGAATGTCTGAGGCTGTACCAAACCTTTTCCGTTGATGTTATATTGATTGAAGGATACAAGCAAGCCGATTATCCTAAAGCAGTGCTCCTGCGCAATGAGGAGGATCTTTGCTTGCTTGATTCCTTAACAAATATTCAGTGCGTCATCTGCTGGAAGGCACTGGATGATCCGAATCTGGAGAAATATCCCGTCTTTCTTTTGAAAGAAGAGGAGCAATATATGAACTTTTTAATGGAGATTGTGAGGAATTGA
- a CDS encoding molybdenum cofactor biosynthesis protein MoaE, with protein MEPSLFEITDKPISAEEVTQKVARREAGAITAFIGTVREFTKGKKTLFLEYQAYVPMAIKMFEQIAKESKEKWPEAQMAITHRIGRLDISDIAVVIAVSSPHRKTAYEANEYAIERIKQIVPIWKKEHWEDGTEWIGDQLENVPYPNGKPDGEGW; from the coding sequence ATGGAACCATCTTTATTCGAAATTACGGACAAACCGATTTCAGCTGAAGAGGTTACTCAAAAGGTAGCCCGCAGAGAGGCTGGGGCGATCACCGCATTTATAGGAACAGTGAGAGAGTTTACAAAGGGAAAGAAAACGCTTTTTCTGGAGTATCAAGCGTATGTTCCGATGGCGATTAAAATGTTTGAACAAATCGCTAAAGAAAGCAAAGAAAAATGGCCGGAAGCTCAAATGGCGATCACTCATCGCATCGGCCGCTTGGATATATCGGATATCGCTGTTGTCATTGCGGTGTCCTCACCTCATCGCAAGACGGCCTATGAAGCGAATGAATACGCAATTGAACGCATTAAACAAATCGTTCCAATTTGGAAGAAAGAGCATTGGGAAGACGGGACTGAATGGATAGGGGATCAATTGGAAAACGTCCCTTATCCGAACGGAAAACCCGATGGGGAAGGATGGTAA
- the moaD gene encoding molybdopterin converting factor subunit 1 produces the protein MIKVLLFAHLQEEAGASELTLEEAGMSVAQLKKHLEEGYQLSSLDQVMIAINENFAPEEEIVQDGDTVALIPPVSGG, from the coding sequence ATGATTAAGGTATTATTATTTGCCCACTTGCAAGAGGAAGCAGGTGCGAGTGAACTAACATTGGAAGAAGCCGGAATGAGTGTGGCTCAGCTTAAAAAGCATTTAGAAGAAGGCTATCAGCTCTCCTCACTGGATCAAGTGATGATAGCGATTAATGAAAATTTTGCGCCGGAAGAAGAAATCGTGCAGGACGGTGATACGGTTGCATTGATTCCTCCGGTAAGCGGCGGCTGA
- a CDS encoding SDR family NAD(P)-dependent oxidoreductase: MNILITGATGFLGAKLVTKLLEDGHQVYALVRNERKFSALLEKIEKTYRGHLFPVKGDLTEEYLGIDPSVRQPLIGKLDAVYHTAAILSFDERQREQSFAMNVEGTRRALDLAKLVQAKKFIQVSTAYTLGKRTEGVEALYPLDSVFTNSYEESKCHAEHVAMSYLDFFDVMIMRPAIIIGDSNTGEADTAFGLYGILRTLEVLKKRAAKKMSHDQTVFHLLMDQEATSNIVPVDYVAKVLALGLHHGESGGIYNIINPAPPTNQEVLEVAKQVLDFDAVQIWPYEKKTDLSFVEQKLNEPLEVFKDYLNRSIAFDDRHTRELLHKNGEGAFQMDLDMLKRIIRGFHHRRMKQSNEGLIRA, translated from the coding sequence TTGAATATACTCATAACAGGAGCAACAGGATTTTTAGGAGCCAAGCTAGTGACAAAATTGCTGGAGGATGGGCACCAAGTTTATGCGCTGGTCAGAAATGAGCGGAAGTTCAGCGCGCTATTGGAAAAAATCGAGAAGACATACCGCGGTCACCTTTTCCCGGTAAAAGGTGACCTAACAGAAGAATATCTGGGAATCGATCCCAGCGTACGTCAGCCGCTGATTGGAAAGTTGGATGCAGTTTATCATACAGCGGCAATCTTATCCTTCGATGAACGTCAGCGCGAACAATCCTTTGCGATGAATGTGGAGGGAACGAGGCGTGCATTAGACTTAGCAAAGCTTGTTCAAGCTAAGAAATTCATTCAAGTCAGCACCGCCTATACTCTTGGAAAGCGCACTGAGGGAGTCGAAGCGTTATATCCGCTTGATTCTGTTTTTACGAATTCCTATGAAGAAAGCAAGTGCCATGCGGAGCATGTGGCGATGTCCTATCTCGATTTCTTTGATGTGATGATTATGCGCCCGGCTATCATAATCGGAGATTCAAATACCGGGGAAGCGGACACAGCATTTGGCCTGTACGGCATTTTGCGCACGTTGGAGGTCTTAAAGAAAAGAGCAGCGAAAAAAATGTCTCATGATCAAACCGTGTTTCATTTGCTGATGGATCAAGAGGCCACATCCAATATCGTTCCGGTCGATTATGTTGCGAAAGTGCTAGCGCTAGGACTGCATCATGGTGAAAGCGGCGGCATTTACAATATTATCAACCCGGCACCCCCTACAAATCAAGAGGTGCTGGAGGTAGCAAAGCAGGTGTTAGATTTTGATGCTGTGCAAATTTGGCCTTACGAGAAAAAAACGGATCTTTCTTTCGTTGAACAGAAGCTGAACGAACCGCTAGAAGTTTTTAAAGATTACTTGAACCGTTCGATTGCTTTTGACGATCGTCATACTAGAGAATTGCTTCATAAGAACGGAGAAGGTGCTTTTCAAATGGACTTGGATATGCTGAAAAGAATTATCCGCGGCTTTCATCACCGCCGGATGAAACAGTCAAACGAAGGGCTAATCCGCGCATAA
- the mug gene encoding G/U mismatch-specific DNA glycosylase, translated as MKPIRDHIKKGLDVLFVGFNPSLRSGETGHHFANPTNRFWTILHQSGLTPKKYTALEDERLLDLGFGLTNIVSRPTKGAQDITKEEYESGRVELKKKIAYYRPRIVCFVGKGVYQQFSGKRKVDWGKQADSVVAGTIDFVAPSSSGLVRMKTDEIAAIYHELARMLASLRNQS; from the coding sequence GTGAAACCGATCCGTGACCATATTAAAAAAGGTTTAGATGTGCTATTTGTCGGCTTTAACCCGAGTCTCCGTTCAGGAGAAACGGGGCATCATTTTGCCAATCCGACGAATCGATTCTGGACCATTCTTCACCAGTCGGGACTAACACCGAAAAAATACACAGCGCTGGAAGATGAGCGGCTTTTAGACTTAGGATTCGGTCTTACCAATATCGTGTCCCGACCGACGAAAGGCGCGCAAGATATTACGAAGGAAGAATATGAAAGCGGCAGAGTAGAATTGAAAAAGAAAATCGCTTATTATCGTCCGAGAATTGTCTGCTTTGTCGGCAAGGGGGTCTATCAGCAATTCAGCGGCAAAAGAAAAGTGGACTGGGGAAAGCAAGCTGATTCTGTTGTTGCGGGAACTATCGATTTCGTTGCCCCTTCATCAAGCGGTTTAGTACGGATGAAAACAGATGAAATCGCGGCGATTTATCACGAGCTTGCGCGCATGCTGGCCTCTTTAAGAAATCAATCATAA
- a CDS encoding DUF456 domain-containing protein, translated as MSIVVWTAIVLLFVLSFLGLIFPVIPGIFVLWGGFILYYFGISREELSVIFWAGMVLLTIFIVLSDLLANSYFVKKYGGSKWGERVATLAVIVGSFITPPFGILYVPFFAVLMTEWFIQKDAKQAFKVGFATFVGFLSGTLAKFLIQAIMIIWFILEAIF; from the coding sequence ATGTCTATCGTTGTATGGACGGCCATCGTCCTGTTATTTGTCTTGAGCTTTCTCGGTTTGATTTTCCCGGTTATTCCCGGTATTTTCGTCCTTTGGGGCGGTTTTATCCTTTATTACTTCGGTATAAGCCGAGAAGAGCTTTCCGTTATTTTTTGGGCAGGGATGGTGCTGTTAACCATCTTTATCGTTCTGTCTGATCTATTGGCAAACAGTTATTTTGTGAAGAAATACGGCGGCTCCAAATGGGGGGAGCGGGTGGCAACGCTTGCTGTGATTGTAGGATCCTTTATTACACCGCCATTCGGAATCTTGTATGTGCCGTTTTTCGCTGTGCTGATGACCGAATGGTTTATTCAAAAGGATGCGAAGCAGGCATTCAAAGTTGGTTTTGCTACGTTTGTCGGTTTTTTAAGCGGAACGCTTGCCAAGTTTCTCATTCAAGCCATCATGATCATTTGGTTTATTCTTGAAGCGATTTTTTAA
- the modA gene encoding molybdate ABC transporter substrate-binding protein, translating to MKKSIQLFLFLLLLVILSGCFSKEETARSTDKQERVELTVSAAASLQNALLEVKKEFEKEHPDIMVTFNFGGSGALKQQISQGAPADLFLSAAEDQFDELVKEELIDKENATDLVSNELVLIVPASSKKDIQTFHDITETERFALGTPETVPAGKYAKQALKSLNIWQKIENRAVYAKDVRQVLTYVETGNADAGIVYKTDAQISSKVKLADTAKKETHDPIIYPAGIVSHTSYPQEAKQFYQFLQAQKSMEIFEKYGFKGLT from the coding sequence ATGAAAAAATCTATTCAATTATTTCTTTTCCTGCTGCTGTTAGTGATCCTGTCCGGCTGTTTTTCTAAAGAAGAGACAGCGCGGAGTACGGACAAGCAGGAACGTGTGGAATTAACCGTTTCGGCGGCAGCCAGTTTACAAAATGCGCTACTTGAAGTGAAGAAGGAGTTTGAAAAGGAGCATCCTGATATTATGGTCACATTTAATTTTGGGGGATCAGGCGCGCTGAAGCAGCAAATCTCCCAAGGTGCTCCGGCGGATCTTTTTCTCTCAGCTGCTGAGGATCAATTTGATGAATTGGTGAAAGAAGAGCTGATCGATAAAGAGAACGCGACAGATCTAGTCTCTAATGAATTAGTGCTGATTGTTCCGGCATCATCGAAAAAAGATATTCAAACGTTTCACGATATAACGGAAACAGAGCGGTTCGCGCTTGGAACTCCGGAAACAGTGCCCGCGGGCAAATATGCTAAGCAAGCATTGAAAAGCTTAAACATTTGGCAGAAAATTGAAAACCGCGCCGTTTATGCTAAAGATGTCCGCCAAGTGCTAACATACGTAGAAACTGGCAATGCCGATGCCGGTATTGTATACAAGACGGATGCTCAGATTTCATCAAAAGTGAAACTCGCTGATACAGCGAAGAAAGAAACTCATGATCCGATTATTTACCCGGCTGGAATCGTCAGCCATACTTCTTATCCGCAGGAAGCGAAGCAATTTTATCAATTTCTCCAAGCGCAAAAGTCGATGGAGATTTTCGAAAAGTACGGATTCAAAGGGCTGACATAA
- the modB gene encoding molybdate ABC transporter permease subunit, with product MLDNFWSPVRLSVEIASVSALIVFIAGICLGRMMANRTFKGKLVLETVMLLPLVLPPTVVGFLLIIVFGKNSFIGQVMEWIFHQPVMFTWWAAVIASTVVAFPLMYQSAKAGFEAIDMDIEEAARVDGASELKVFLFVSIPLALKSIASGAILSFTRALGEFGATLMFAGNLPGRTQTAPLAIYTAMETGDMRMAWMWVVCMVSLSFILLLFVHMMRRP from the coding sequence ATGCTAGACAATTTTTGGTCACCGGTTCGTCTGTCCGTTGAAATTGCCTCCGTTTCTGCTCTTATTGTGTTTATTGCAGGAATCTGTCTGGGCAGAATGATGGCCAACCGGACGTTTAAAGGCAAGCTTGTTTTGGAAACTGTCATGTTGCTGCCCTTGGTGCTTCCGCCAACGGTAGTTGGATTTCTTTTAATCATTGTTTTTGGGAAGAATAGTTTCATCGGGCAAGTGATGGAGTGGATCTTTCATCAGCCTGTGATGTTTACATGGTGGGCGGCGGTGATCGCCTCTACTGTTGTCGCTTTTCCGCTGATGTATCAATCCGCTAAAGCAGGGTTTGAAGCGATCGACATGGATATTGAGGAGGCAGCGCGTGTAGACGGTGCGAGCGAGCTTAAAGTTTTTCTGTTTGTTTCTATTCCGCTTGCATTAAAGTCCATTGCTTCTGGCGCCATTCTAAGCTTTACTAGGGCTTTGGGAGAATTTGGGGCGACGCTGATGTTTGCGGGAAATCTTCCTGGAAGAACCCAAACGGCTCCGCTAGCTATTTATACAGCGATGGAAACAGGCGATATGCGAATGGCCTGGATGTGGGTGGTCTGTATGGTGAGCCTTTCCTTTATTCTGCTGCTTTTTGTACATATGATGAGAAGGCCGTGA
- a CDS encoding MerR family transcriptional regulator, whose translation MKVKEVADLAGISVRTLHHYDEIGLLVPDQVTAAGYRVYSEDNLETLQQILFFKELDFPLKKIKEMINNPAFDRKEALRLHRKMLLEKRHRIDRLLKMVDQTIQYMKGEIDMTHKEKFAGFDFSANPYEQEARERWGDQAVETASEKISQLTEAEHEHLADLWNSMASLRHHSPASKEAQEAMKAWYGLLNKIGNYSLEAFKGLGQLYVADERFRKNIDQFGEGFAGFLKEAMEIYAEENKQ comes from the coding sequence TTGAAGGTGAAAGAGGTAGCTGACTTGGCCGGGATTAGTGTCCGTACCTTGCACCATTATGATGAAATTGGATTATTAGTTCCGGACCAAGTCACAGCAGCAGGTTATCGCGTTTATTCCGAAGATAACTTGGAGACGCTTCAGCAAATTCTTTTTTTCAAGGAACTGGACTTTCCTTTAAAGAAAATTAAAGAAATGATCAATAATCCGGCATTTGATCGAAAAGAAGCTCTTCGGCTGCATCGGAAAATGCTGTTGGAAAAACGGCACAGAATAGACCGCTTGCTAAAGATGGTTGATCAAACCATTCAATATATGAAAGGAGAAATCGACATGACCCATAAAGAAAAATTCGCGGGCTTTGATTTTAGCGCCAATCCCTATGAGCAAGAAGCCAGGGAGCGCTGGGGAGACCAAGCAGTCGAAACAGCCAGCGAAAAAATCAGCCAGCTGACGGAGGCAGAACATGAACATTTAGCAGATCTGTGGAATAGCATGGCCTCTCTTCGTCACCATTCGCCAGCATCGAAAGAAGCTCAGGAAGCGATGAAAGCATGGTATGGCCTTCTGAACAAAATAGGAAATTATTCACTGGAGGCCTTTAAAGGGCTGGGGCAGCTGTATGTGGCGGACGAACGGTTCAGGAAGAATATTGATCAATTCGGTGAAGGATTCGCGGGCTTCTTGAAGGAAGCCATGGAAATTTACGCGGAAGAAAATAAACAATAA
- a CDS encoding fatty acid desaturase, producing the protein MGIQNAKSLRKQMTPYEKVNTKSSVWQLVNTIGPFLLTWVLAYQSLSVSYALTLLFAVIGAFLLTRVFIIFHDCCHYSFFKNRKANKIIGTITGILTFFPYDQWQHSHSVHHATSSNLDKRGTGDIWMMTVEEYDAASFWTKVAYRLYRNPFVMFGLGPIYVFLITNRFNRKGARWKERVNTYVTNAALAGIIFLLCSLIGWEAFLLVHGPIFLVAGAVGIWLFYVQHTFEDSYFEEDEHWDFVKAAVEGSSYYQLPKPLQWLTGNIGFHHVHHLSPRVPNYRLADAHKHTELLRNVPTVTLATSLTSLKFRLWDEKSDTFVTFKEARALRKSKQKRVYSSVPIK; encoded by the coding sequence ATGGGAATACAAAATGCAAAAAGCTTGCGAAAACAAATGACTCCTTATGAAAAAGTAAATACAAAATCCAGCGTATGGCAACTGGTTAATACGATCGGCCCTTTTTTGCTGACCTGGGTGCTCGCTTATCAAAGCTTGTCCGTAAGCTATGCGCTCACCTTATTATTTGCTGTCATTGGCGCCTTTTTATTGACGAGAGTTTTTATTATTTTCCATGATTGCTGCCATTACTCTTTCTTTAAAAACCGAAAAGCGAATAAAATAATCGGGACTATTACAGGGATACTCACCTTCTTCCCATATGATCAATGGCAGCACAGCCATTCCGTTCATCATGCGACGAGCAGTAATTTAGATAAAAGGGGTACGGGGGATATTTGGATGATGACCGTCGAGGAATATGATGCTGCCTCCTTTTGGACCAAGGTTGCCTACCGCTTATACCGCAATCCTTTCGTTATGTTTGGGTTGGGTCCCATTTATGTGTTTTTGATTACCAACCGCTTTAACAGAAAAGGAGCCCGCTGGAAAGAACGAGTGAACACGTATGTAACGAACGCAGCGCTTGCGGGCATCATTTTTCTCCTTTGCAGCTTAATCGGCTGGGAAGCCTTCCTTTTAGTGCATGGCCCGATCTTTTTAGTAGCCGGAGCAGTGGGGATTTGGCTCTTTTATGTCCAGCATACTTTTGAAGACTCTTACTTCGAAGAAGATGAGCATTGGGACTTTGTGAAAGCGGCCGTTGAAGGAAGTTCCTACTATCAATTACCGAAGCCCTTGCAATGGCTGACAGGCAACATCGGATTTCACCATGTTCATCATTTAAGCCCGAGAGTGCCCAATTACCGGTTAGCGGACGCTCATAAGCATACAGAGCTTTTACGAAACGTTCCCACGGTCACATTAGCGACGAGCTTAACATCCTTGAAATTTCGCTTATGGGATGAAAAAAGCGACACATTCGTGACCTTTAAAGAAGCCAGAGCGTTAAGGAAGAGCAAGCAAAAAAGAGTGTACAGCTCAGTGCCTATTAAGTAA
- a CDS encoding sensor histidine kinase, producing the protein MQKRKKLTIFQRASGISPYIWSVFSILPFYFIFQSSSTGEMIVGIALTIVFFLSYRFAFLSKKWPVYLWAGILISISITMTILFQFVYFAFYIAYYNGNIKNRAAFITLYVIHLVATTISINYNIVLQDPLFLKQLPFIVIIWISVILLPFNIYNRKKQEQLEEQLQDANDRISDLVKLEERQRIARDLHDTLGQKLSLIGLKSDLAEKLIYKDSESARAELKDVQQTARTALNEVRKMVSSMRGTRLAEEIVLVKQILKAAQIEFIGDQEWTLPKTSLFLENILGMCMKEAVTNVVKHSQATVCQIQFKQSDKDIQLIVRDNGIGLVKSNDLNKGNGLLGMKERLEFVNGSLNIVADQGTTIIMTVPINAKQQEGQR; encoded by the coding sequence ATGCAAAAACGAAAAAAATTAACGATCTTTCAGCGAGCGTCTGGAATTTCACCATATATATGGAGCGTGTTCAGCATCCTTCCCTTTTACTTCATCTTTCAATCTTCCTCAACGGGAGAAATGATTGTGGGAATTGCGCTGACGATTGTCTTTTTTCTCTCTTATCGTTTTGCCTTTCTTTCAAAAAAATGGCCGGTTTATTTATGGGCGGGCATTTTAATTTCGATTTCCATTACGATGACGATTCTTTTCCAATTTGTATACTTTGCTTTTTATATTGCCTATTACAATGGTAACATTAAAAATCGGGCGGCCTTTATCACGCTATATGTGATTCATTTAGTAGCGACCACCATTTCCATCAATTACAACATCGTGCTTCAAGATCCGCTGTTCTTAAAGCAGCTGCCTTTTATCGTCATCATCTGGATCAGCGTCATTTTGCTTCCGTTTAATATTTACAACCGAAAAAAACAAGAGCAATTAGAAGAACAGCTCCAAGATGCCAACGACCGCATTTCAGATTTAGTCAAGCTGGAAGAGCGCCAGCGGATTGCCCGCGATCTTCATGATACATTGGGGCAGAAATTGTCGCTAATCGGGCTGAAAAGTGATCTGGCGGAAAAGTTAATTTATAAGGATTCGGAAAGCGCCCGCGCGGAATTAAAAGATGTGCAGCAAACGGCCAGAACGGCTTTAAATGAAGTCCGGAAAATGGTGTCTTCTATGAGAGGAACGAGATTAGCGGAAGAGATTGTGCTCGTGAAACAAATCTTAAAAGCGGCGCAAATTGAATTCATCGGCGATCAGGAATGGACATTGCCTAAGACTTCTTTGTTTTTAGAAAATATTTTGGGCATGTGTATGAAAGAAGCAGTGACAAATGTCGTGAAGCATAGCCAAGCGACTGTTTGTCAAATTCAATTCAAACAATCAGACAAAGACATCCAGCTGATCGTCCGCGATAATGGAATTGGGCTGGTGAAAAGCAACGATTTAAACAAGGGAAACGGCTTATTGGGAATGAAAGAGCGTTTAGAATTTGTGAACGGAAGCCTGAATATTGTG